In the Clostridium sporogenes genome, one interval contains:
- a CDS encoding (2Fe-2S)-binding protein — translation MNNNANEQIMDKLKKVCICKSINRLTIKNAIKSGAKTVEEVRKATGAGTGPCKGNRCTYTIEKLLEEYSK, via the coding sequence ATGAATAATAATGCAAATGAACAGATAATGGATAAATTAAAGAAAGTATGTATATGTAAAAGTATAAATAGATTAACTATAAAAAATGCTATAAAATCAGGAGCTAAAACTGTGGAAGAAGTTAGAAAAGCTACTGGAGCAGGTACGGGACCTTGCAAAGGCAATAGATGTACTTATACCATAGAAAAATTATTAGAAGAATACTCAAAATAA
- a CDS encoding aminopeptidase P family protein: protein MNKEFFMRNRRNLGESIEEGIIVIFAGKAPYKSADETYPFTPNRNFYYLTGIEEEQIILVIAKKNKKITEYLYIQRPDPVMARWVGATISEGEAKEVSGIENIEYVDKFFDDFPIFINRSGFNKVYLDLERREWEENFTPAQIFAKGLKERYPSLKIENIYKNICSLRVIKSEEEVELIKKAIDITKEGIYNMMENVKPNMVEYEVEAYFDFSLKKNGVTDYAFKTIAASGKNATVLHYSQNNSKIDNNSLMLCDLGAQYRYYNGDISRTFPANGRFTERQKKVYNVVLEANKAIIENAKPGVTFKEIEDITKKTLSEGCQKLGILKDEKELRKYYFHSFGHYLGLDTHDVGSYEVELKPGMVITNEPGLYIEEESIGIRIEDDLLITEDGCEVLSKDIIKSIEDIENFMK from the coding sequence GTGAATAAAGAATTTTTTATGAGAAACAGGAGAAACTTAGGGGAGAGTATAGAAGAGGGAATAATTGTTATATTTGCAGGCAAGGCACCTTATAAGTCAGCAGACGAAACTTATCCATTTACACCTAACAGAAACTTTTATTATTTAACTGGAATAGAAGAGGAACAGATAATATTAGTCATAGCTAAGAAAAATAAAAAAATAACAGAATATTTATATATACAAAGACCGGATCCAGTAATGGCAAGATGGGTAGGAGCAACCATTAGTGAAGGGGAAGCTAAAGAAGTAAGTGGAATAGAAAATATAGAGTATGTGGATAAATTCTTTGATGATTTTCCGATATTTATAAATAGAAGTGGATTTAATAAAGTATACTTAGATTTAGAAAGAAGAGAGTGGGAAGAAAACTTTACTCCTGCCCAAATTTTTGCTAAAGGATTAAAGGAAAGATACCCTTCTTTAAAAATAGAAAATATTTATAAGAATATATGTAGTTTAAGAGTAATAAAAAGTGAAGAAGAAGTAGAATTAATTAAAAAAGCTATAGATATAACTAAAGAAGGCATATATAACATGATGGAAAATGTAAAGCCAAATATGGTGGAATATGAAGTAGAAGCATATTTTGATTTTTCATTAAAGAAAAATGGTGTTACGGATTATGCTTTTAAAACTATAGCTGCCTCTGGGAAAAATGCTACAGTGCTACATTATAGCCAAAACAATTCTAAAATAGATAATAACTCTCTAATGCTTTGTGATTTAGGAGCTCAATATAGATATTATAATGGAGATATAAGCAGAACTTTCCCAGCTAATGGGAGGTTCACAGAAAGACAAAAGAAAGTATACAATGTAGTTTTAGAAGCTAATAAAGCTATAATTGAAAATGCAAAACCAGGAGTTACTTTTAAAGAAATAGAAGATATAACTAAAAAGACATTATCAGAAGGATGCCAAAAGTTAGGAATATTAAAAGATGAAAAAGAATTAAGAAAATATTATTTCCATAGCTTTGGACATTATTTAGGCTTAGATACTCATGATGTAGGAAGTTACGAAGTAGAATTAAAACCAGGCATGGTTATAACCAATGAACCAGGCCTTTATATAGAGGAAGAAAGTATCGGAATAAGAATAGAGGATGATCTCTTGATAACAGAAGATGGTTGTGAGGTTTTAAGTAAAGACATAATTAAAAGTATAGAGGACATAGAAAACTTCATGAAATAA
- a CDS encoding CPBP family intramembrane metalloprotease, with protein sequence MYKSEVTKGNFELSVLGALAIMMFTIVAVNFFPTHCNMMLETTYVNSHKVLKSVLRMLIDLISKGLAIIFILKVIRENIEPSFKIRYIEKFNFKILLCTALFILGFFMWFQNSIGIMLIKVLVSKENIEAFAELGQNPYQIFILYVIIAPIFEEIVLRGIILEGFLNKYKPITSIIVSSVIFGLWHGNIPQFINATIFGMLVGIIYYKTRSLVLCMVSHILSNGFGFLYITSNIRNFFIGAVIFIISGILLEKYIRELKYDGTNISSAG encoded by the coding sequence TTGTATAAAAGTGAAGTAACTAAGGGTAATTTTGAATTATCTGTGTTAGGTGCTTTGGCAATAATGATGTTTACCATTGTAGCAGTTAATTTTTTTCCTACTCATTGTAATATGATGTTAGAAACTACTTATGTTAATTCGCATAAAGTTTTAAAATCAGTTTTAAGAATGCTAATAGATTTAATTTCAAAGGGGTTAGCGATAATATTTATCCTAAAGGTAATAAGAGAAAATATTGAACCAAGTTTTAAGATAAGATATATTGAAAAATTTAATTTTAAAATATTATTATGCACAGCTCTTTTTATATTAGGATTTTTTATGTGGTTTCAAAATTCAATTGGTATAATGCTAATAAAAGTCCTAGTATCTAAAGAGAATATAGAGGCATTTGCAGAATTAGGACAAAACCCTTATCAAATATTTATTTTATATGTAATAATAGCACCTATTTTTGAAGAAATAGTTTTAAGAGGAATTATTTTAGAAGGGTTTTTAAACAAGTATAAACCAATAACTAGTATAATTGTTTCATCAGTTATATTTGGATTATGGCATGGAAACATTCCTCAATTTATTAATGCCACAATTTTCGGAATGCTTGTTGGGATAATATATTATAAAACAAGATCTTTAGTATTATGTATGGTTTCCCATATATTAAGTAATGGATTCGGTTTCTTATATATTACTTCTAATATTAGAAATTTTTTTATAGGAGCAGTAATTTTTATAATATCAGGAATTTTGCTTGAAAAATATATTAGAGAGTTGAAATATGATGGTACTAATATAAGTAGTGCAGGGTAA
- a CDS encoding SPFH/Band 7/PHB domain protein: MAILMIVLLVIVLITFLLSIKVVNTGYVSIVERFGKYHRTLEPGWHVIVPFADFVRKKISTKQQIIDIDPQSVITQDNVKISIDNVIFYKVMNSKDAVYNIEDYKAGIVYSTITNMRNIVGNMTLDEVLSGRDKINSKLLQQIDEVTDAYGIKILSVEIKNIDPPREIQEAMEKQMRAERDKRAAILQAEGQKQSEIARAEGEKQAKILQSEAEKEANIRRAEGLRESQLLEAEGKARAIEQIANAESEAIRKVNASIIESGTNEVVIALKQVDALKEMAKNPANKLILPNETLSSLGSIAAIGDLLNKDSKKDNNIINKMTNKIINKDNK; the protein is encoded by the coding sequence ATGGCTATACTTATGATTGTATTATTAGTTATTGTATTAATCACATTTTTGCTGTCTATAAAGGTTGTGAACACGGGTTATGTTTCAATTGTAGAAAGGTTTGGTAAATATCATAGAACTTTGGAGCCGGGTTGGCATGTAATTGTACCCTTTGCAGACTTTGTAAGAAAAAAAATTTCTACAAAACAACAAATTATAGATATAGATCCACAAAGTGTTATTACACAAGATAACGTAAAGATATCTATAGATAATGTTATATTTTACAAAGTAATGAACTCTAAAGATGCAGTTTACAATATTGAAGACTATAAAGCTGGTATAGTGTACTCTACTATAACAAATATGAGAAATATAGTAGGTAATATGACTTTAGATGAAGTTTTATCAGGAAGAGATAAAATAAATTCAAAATTACTTCAACAAATAGATGAAGTTACAGATGCATACGGTATTAAAATTTTATCTGTAGAAATCAAAAACATAGATCCACCAAGAGAAATACAAGAAGCTATGGAAAAACAAATGAGAGCAGAAAGAGATAAAAGAGCTGCTATCCTTCAAGCAGAAGGGCAAAAACAATCTGAAATAGCAAGAGCAGAAGGTGAAAAGCAAGCTAAAATATTACAATCAGAGGCAGAAAAAGAAGCTAACATAAGAAGAGCAGAAGGATTAAGAGAATCTCAATTATTAGAAGCGGAAGGGAAAGCTAGAGCTATAGAACAAATAGCTAATGCAGAATCAGAAGCTATAAGAAAAGTAAATGCATCTATAATAGAATCAGGTACAAATGAAGTAGTTATCGCTTTAAAACAAGTAGATGCCTTAAAAGAAATGGCTAAGAACCCAGCTAATAAGCTTATATTACCAAATGAAACATTATCTTCTTTAGGTAGTATTGCTGCTATAGGAGATTTGTTAAATAAAGATAGTAAAAAAGATAATAATATAATAAATAAAATGACAAATAAGATAATAAATAAAGATAATAAATAA
- a CDS encoding NfeD family protein: MWSNFSIILWVIVGTAALVLDLATSSFLFVWFTLGAISALIVQVLGYSMPIQIIAFTLISILCMILGYPMVKKIIKKQKGSTLSIEKNYVGETFIADKDIEQEGVLKFQGVYWRTTNNGGYIKKGDKVKIISVKGNKIFVKKVEEE; the protein is encoded by the coding sequence ATGTGGAGTAATTTTAGCATTATTCTTTGGGTAATAGTTGGAACAGCTGCATTAGTATTAGATCTTGCTACTAGTTCTTTTTTATTTGTTTGGTTCACTTTAGGAGCCATATCTGCACTTATAGTTCAAGTATTAGGATATTCTATGCCCATACAGATTATTGCTTTTACACTAATTAGTATTTTATGCATGATATTAGGTTATCCAATGGTAAAGAAGATTATTAAAAAACAAAAGGGTTCTACATTGTCTATTGAAAAGAATTATGTAGGTGAAACTTTTATTGCAGATAAGGATATAGAACAAGAAGGAGTGCTAAAATTCCAAGGAGTGTATTGGAGAACAACAAATAATGGAGGTTATATAAAAAAGGGAGATAAGGTAAAAATAATTTCGGTAAAAGGCAATAAAATTTTTGTTAAAAAGGTAGAGGAGGAATAA
- a CDS encoding NAD(+) synthase — protein sequence MNNSQYYIRVSTACPITNVADIDFNIENIKKCIDMSLEKRSKLIVFPELSITSYTCGELFSQSLLISKAMEGVHNICKYSIDKDILIAVGAPLLYKNSLYNCAIIIFGGKILGIVPKSYLPNYSEFYEKRWFTEGYKIKSEKINLPFQKNIPFGVNLIFSDKIFKFAFEICEDLWVTIPPSSYLALMGANIIGNLSASNEIVSKSDYRRNLVASQSGRCLASYVYSSSGVYESSTDLVFSGHLLIGENGSILSENKRFQRENEVITSIIDVDKLNSERLKNVSFTDNSRSMNLELEEITFKFAINDVGEFDRPIGKYPFVPSNEEERAIRCKEIFNIQTSALAKRLDHTNMKKAVIGISGGLDSTLALLVVAKTFDKLKIPRENILTITMPGFGTTDRTYNNAVNLCKHLNTTLREVNIVDAALQHFKDIGHDKDIHDVTYENVQARERTQILMDIANKEGGLVIGTGDLSELALGWCTYNGDHMSMYSVNCSIPKTLVRYLVKYVAENEVAKEISEILIDILDTPVSPELLPKDKEGNITQKTEDIVGPYELHDFFLYYFIRQGATPDKIKELAKIAFKNSYDKETINKWFSYFIKRFFTQQFKRSAIPDGPKVGTISLSPRGDWRMPSDASFNLWKQE from the coding sequence ATGAATAACTCACAATATTACATAAGAGTATCTACTGCTTGCCCTATAACTAATGTAGCAGATATAGATTTTAATATAGAAAACATAAAAAAATGTATAGATATGTCCTTAGAAAAAAGATCAAAACTAATAGTTTTTCCAGAACTTTCTATAACTTCTTATACCTGTGGTGAGCTTTTTTCCCAAAGCTTACTAATATCTAAAGCTATGGAAGGAGTACATAATATTTGTAAATATTCTATAGACAAAGATATCCTAATAGCTGTAGGTGCACCTTTATTATATAAAAATAGTCTTTATAATTGTGCTATTATAATATTCGGTGGAAAAATCCTAGGTATAGTACCTAAAAGCTATTTACCTAATTATTCAGAGTTCTATGAAAAAAGATGGTTTACAGAAGGATATAAAATAAAAAGTGAAAAAATAAATTTACCTTTCCAAAAAAACATTCCCTTCGGAGTTAATCTTATTTTTTCTGATAAAATTTTCAAATTTGCCTTTGAAATCTGTGAGGATCTTTGGGTTACAATTCCACCTAGCAGCTATCTTGCATTAATGGGAGCTAATATTATTGGAAATTTATCTGCTTCTAATGAAATTGTTAGTAAGTCAGATTATAGACGAAATTTAGTTGCATCTCAAAGTGGTAGATGTTTAGCCTCCTATGTATATTCATCCTCTGGTGTATATGAATCTTCTACAGATTTAGTATTTAGTGGTCACTTATTAATTGGAGAAAATGGTTCTATATTGAGTGAAAATAAAAGATTCCAAAGAGAAAATGAAGTTATCACAAGTATTATAGATGTAGATAAACTTAATAGCGAAAGACTTAAAAATGTAAGCTTTACAGATAATTCAAGAAGTATGAATTTAGAATTAGAAGAAATAACATTTAAATTTGCAATTAATGATGTTGGAGAATTTGATAGACCTATAGGTAAGTATCCTTTCGTTCCTTCTAATGAAGAGGAAAGAGCAATAAGATGTAAAGAAATATTTAATATACAAACTTCAGCTCTAGCTAAAAGACTGGATCATACTAATATGAAAAAAGCCGTTATAGGTATTTCCGGTGGATTGGACTCTACATTAGCTTTATTAGTTGTAGCTAAAACCTTTGATAAATTAAAAATTCCTAGAGAAAATATATTAACTATCACAATGCCCGGCTTTGGAACTACGGATAGAACCTATAATAATGCTGTAAACCTATGTAAACACCTAAATACAACTTTAAGAGAAGTAAATATAGTAGATGCAGCATTGCAACATTTTAAAGATATAGGTCATGATAAAGATATACATGATGTTACCTATGAAAATGTTCAGGCAAGAGAGAGAACTCAAATACTTATGGATATCGCTAATAAAGAAGGTGGCTTAGTTATAGGAACTGGTGACTTATCCGAATTAGCTTTAGGCTGGTGCACATATAATGGAGATCATATGTCCATGTACAGTGTAAATTGTTCTATTCCTAAAACTTTAGTAAGATATTTAGTAAAATATGTAGCTGAAAATGAAGTAGCAAAAGAAATATCAGAAATACTTATAGATATATTAGATACTCCTGTAAGTCCTGAACTATTGCCAAAGGATAAAGAAGGTAATATTACTCAAAAAACTGAAGATATAGTAGGACCATATGAATTACACGATTTCTTCCTTTATTATTTTATTCGTCAAGGAGCTACTCCTGATAAAATAAAGGAATTAGCTAAAATCGCATTTAAAAATTCCTATGATAAGGAAACTATTAATAAATGGTTCTCTTATTTTATAAAAAGGTTCTTTACCCAACAATTTAAACGTTCTGCAATACCAGATGGACCTAAAGTAGGAACTATAAGCTTATCCCCTAGAGGAGATTGGAGAATGCCATCTGACGCAAGTTTTAATCTTTGGAAACAAGAATAG
- a CDS encoding YaaR family protein, with the protein MEIKRVGTNAPIQTENKRTIENRKGFSQSFNFARQQKSEQELKNMMDNINKKGNRLAVTKCYADVKAYKKMIKEYLKSVLEYMYSVKKDISFWQTQYFITVEIVDEKLQELTEMLLSAEKENLDIAKTIDDITGLIVDIYK; encoded by the coding sequence TTGGAAATCAAAAGAGTAGGAACTAATGCACCTATACAAACAGAAAATAAGAGAACAATAGAAAATAGAAAAGGATTTTCTCAAAGTTTTAACTTTGCTCGTCAACAAAAGTCAGAGCAAGAGTTAAAAAATATGATGGATAATATAAATAAAAAAGGAAATAGATTAGCTGTAACTAAATGTTATGCTGATGTTAAAGCATATAAGAAAATGATAAAAGAATACTTAAAATCAGTTTTAGAATATATGTATTCTGTAAAGAAGGATATAAGCTTTTGGCAAACTCAATATTTTATTACAGTAGAGATAGTAGATGAAAAGCTTCAGGAATTGACAGAAATGCTACTTAGTGCAGAAAAAGAAAATTTAGATATAGCAAAAACTATAGATGATATAACAGGACTTATTGTAGATATATATAAATAA
- a CDS encoding type II toxin-antitoxin system PemK/MazF family toxin: MKNLNDMNTEELERYIKDTENQIHKLLDEYINRVNNKIDKNKNAKTLKEKAYALSKLYKYVEWVNDGIEMNNNVKNRIRIVPKRGEVWTCELGQNIGSEENKIRPVIIIQNDTGNQNAPTTIVVPISNRPKKIAVHISIRNGDFELVKGEKMEITGTVLAEQIRIVSKARLGRHVATLSDKFMQLLDSKIKISLDL; the protein is encoded by the coding sequence ATGAAAAACTTAAATGATATGAACACTGAAGAATTAGAAAGATACATAAAAGATACAGAAAATCAGATACATAAGTTATTAGATGAATACATAAATAGGGTTAACAATAAAATAGATAAAAATAAAAATGCTAAAACTTTGAAAGAGAAAGCATATGCATTAAGTAAATTATATAAATATGTAGAATGGGTAAATGATGGTATAGAAATGAATAATAATGTCAAGAATAGGATTAGGATAGTTCCTAAACGCGGTGAAGTTTGGACTTGTGAACTAGGTCAAAATATCGGATCAGAAGAAAATAAAATTAGACCAGTTATTATTATCCAAAATGACACAGGTAACCAAAATGCACCTACAACCATAGTAGTACCTATTTCTAATAGACCAAAGAAGATAGCTGTACATATTTCCATACGAAATGGAGATTTTGAATTAGTTAAGGGAGAAAAAATGGAAATAACAGGAACAGTGTTAGCAGAACAAATAAGAATTGTGTCAAAAGCTAGACTTGGAAGGCATGTGGCTACTTTATCAGACAAATTCATGCAGCTTTTGGATTCTAAAATAAAAATTTCGCTAGATTTGTAG
- a CDS encoding chromate transporter, translating into MIKYLKMFWTFFKIGAFTFGGGYAMIPLIEEEVVNKNSWISKEDFLDILVISQSFPGALAVNCSTFIGYKINNLPGAIIALLGTILPSFFIILCIAKFFMQFRNNYYVDLVFKGINGAVPVLVLVAVISLSKSIKKNYINYTIIILTVVLLKFFNIHPVIIILMSGIYGYIFFRKKVK; encoded by the coding sequence ATGATTAAGTATTTAAAAATGTTTTGGACCTTCTTTAAAATAGGTGCTTTTACCTTCGGTGGTGGTTATGCTATGATTCCACTTATAGAGGAAGAAGTTGTAAATAAAAACTCTTGGATATCCAAAGAAGATTTCTTAGATATCCTTGTAATATCCCAATCTTTTCCTGGTGCCTTGGCAGTAAACTGTTCTACTTTTATCGGATATAAAATAAACAATTTACCCGGAGCTATAATTGCACTTTTAGGAACCATATTACCGTCCTTCTTTATAATATTATGTATTGCAAAATTTTTTATGCAATTTAGAAACAATTATTATGTAGATTTAGTATTCAAAGGGATAAATGGAGCAGTTCCTGTACTAGTATTAGTGGCAGTAATAAGCCTTTCCAAATCTATTAAAAAAAATTACATTAATTATACCATAATTATACTAACTGTGGTACTTTTAAAATTCTTCAATATACATCCAGTTATAATTATACTTATGTCTGGAATATATGGTTACATTTTTTTTAGAAAGAAGGTGAAGTAA
- a CDS encoding chromate transporter, with protein MKSLLELFFSFLKIGMFSFGGGYAMLPLIEREIVHNKHWITYKSFIDIIGISQMTPGPIAINSATFVGYTVAGFKGSLMATLGVITFSFILVTIATHFIIKFKESDVLKSALMGMRPALIGLIIYAFLNLSSQSYTDFKSIIIGIITFILLLSKKIHPIIIIVISGLLGVIFYGFI; from the coding sequence ATGAAATCATTACTAGAATTGTTTTTTTCTTTCTTAAAAATAGGTATGTTTAGTTTTGGTGGCGGATATGCTATGCTCCCACTTATAGAAAGAGAAATTGTACACAATAAGCACTGGATAACCTATAAATCCTTTATAGACATTATAGGCATATCCCAAATGACACCTGGCCCTATAGCTATAAATTCTGCCACTTTTGTGGGCTATACTGTAGCTGGATTTAAAGGAAGCTTAATGGCTACTTTAGGGGTTATAACTTTCTCTTTTATTTTGGTAACAATAGCAACTCATTTTATTATAAAATTTAAAGAATCAGATGTTTTAAAGTCAGCCCTTATGGGAATGAGACCTGCTCTTATAGGTCTTATAATATATGCTTTTTTAAATTTATCCTCCCAATCTTATACAGATTTTAAAAGTATAATAATAGGAATAATAACATTTATACTTTTGCTTTCAAAAAAAATACACCCTATTATTATCATAGTAATATCTGGACTTTTAGGAGTGATTTTTTACGGATTTATCTGA
- a CDS encoding calcium-translocating P-type ATPase, PMCA-type, with product MWFNKTSKEILEELNVDISTGLSSDEVERRKEKYGLNKLNSQKQKSLLKMFFEQINDILIYILLAAAIISGVLGEVSDAIIIGVVIIINTVIGVVQESKAEKALEALKQLSTPKALVKRNGESIEIPSEDVVPGDVIILDAGRYVPCDLRLIETANLKIEESTLTGESVPVEKHAEEKLEDPKTALGDQKNMAFMSTLATYGRGIGVSVGTGMNTEIGKIAKMLEGEDKELTPLQKKLAELGKILGFAALGICALMFVVGLFQKRDILEMFLTAISLAVAAIPEGLPTIVTIVLAMGVQKMIKENAIIRKLPAVETLGAVNIICSDKTGTLTQNKMTVIKFYANKETQDIDKLNIQNNIHKILLENLVLCNDATFSKDSSTGDPTEIALLEAGSKYNIIKNNIENEHKRIDEIPFDSDRKLMTTVNIFGDKNYVMTKGAIDNLLKISTKAYIDGEIIPLTEDIKQNIMYASNTMSKNALRVLGASYKTLEDDNYSKENLETDLIFIGLVGMIDPPRESVKGSILECKNSGIKTIMITGDHKVTAFAIAKELGIAEDESQAIFGYELDDMSDSELSSKIEDLRVFARVSPEHKVKIVKALKSKGNIVSMTGDGVNDAPSLKAADIGVAMGITGTDVAKGASDMVLTDDNFSTIVSAIKEGRNIFNNIKKSIIFLLSCNLGEILALFIGILLGWPAPLRPIHLLWVNLITDSLPALSLGIDPGDPDIMDEKPRNPKESLFAGGAGVSLILNGLLIGVLTLIAFEVGRIRYSDSLMHAQTMAFVVLSVSQLFHSFNMRHPKKSIFQLGLFTNKYLFASVLFGIFLQNMVITIPFLASTFKVFKLTMQDWVFVCILSIIPLVLNELVKLFKRLKDK from the coding sequence ATGTGGTTTAACAAAACTTCTAAAGAAATACTAGAAGAACTTAATGTAGATATTTCCACAGGTTTAAGTTCTGATGAAGTAGAAAGAAGAAAAGAAAAATATGGATTAAATAAACTAAATTCTCAGAAACAAAAATCTTTATTAAAAATGTTCTTCGAACAAATAAATGATATCCTAATTTATATACTATTAGCTGCAGCTATAATTTCTGGAGTTTTAGGTGAAGTTAGTGATGCAATAATAATAGGCGTAGTTATTATTATTAATACCGTTATAGGAGTTGTACAAGAATCAAAGGCTGAAAAAGCTTTAGAAGCATTAAAACAACTTTCTACTCCTAAGGCTTTGGTAAAAAGAAATGGAGAAAGTATAGAAATTCCATCAGAAGATGTGGTTCCTGGAGATGTAATAATTTTAGATGCAGGTAGATATGTTCCTTGTGATTTACGACTTATAGAAACTGCTAACCTTAAGATAGAGGAATCTACTCTTACAGGTGAATCTGTACCTGTTGAAAAACATGCTGAAGAAAAATTGGAAGATCCAAAAACTGCTTTAGGCGATCAAAAAAATATGGCCTTTATGTCTACCTTAGCTACTTATGGAAGAGGTATTGGTGTTTCTGTAGGTACAGGTATGAATACTGAAATAGGTAAAATTGCTAAAATGCTTGAAGGAGAAGATAAGGAACTTACTCCACTACAAAAAAAATTAGCTGAATTAGGTAAAATATTAGGTTTTGCTGCTCTAGGCATATGTGCTTTAATGTTTGTTGTTGGACTATTTCAAAAAAGAGATATATTGGAAATGTTCTTAACTGCTATAAGCCTTGCGGTTGCTGCTATTCCAGAAGGACTCCCTACTATAGTTACTATAGTGTTAGCTATGGGAGTTCAAAAGATGATAAAAGAAAATGCTATAATTAGAAAACTTCCTGCAGTAGAAACTTTAGGTGCTGTTAATATCATATGTTCTGATAAAACTGGTACTTTGACTCAAAATAAAATGACTGTAATAAAATTTTATGCTAATAAAGAAACACAAGATATAGATAAACTAAATATTCAAAATAACATTCATAAGATACTCCTTGAAAATCTAGTTTTATGTAATGATGCTACTTTTTCTAAAGATTCTAGCACCGGTGATCCTACTGAAATAGCTTTATTAGAAGCAGGTTCTAAATATAATATTATTAAAAATAATATAGAAAATGAACATAAAAGAATAGACGAGATTCCTTTTGATTCTGATAGGAAATTAATGACTACTGTAAATATTTTTGGTGATAAAAATTATGTAATGACTAAAGGTGCTATAGATAATTTATTAAAAATAAGTACCAAAGCTTATATAGATGGAGAAATAATCCCTTTAACAGAAGATATAAAACAAAATATAATGTATGCATCTAATACAATGTCTAAAAATGCTCTTAGAGTTTTAGGTGCTTCTTATAAAACATTAGAGGATGATAATTACAGTAAAGAAAATCTAGAAACAGATTTAATTTTTATAGGTTTAGTAGGTATGATAGATCCTCCTCGTGAATCTGTAAAAGGTTCTATTTTAGAATGCAAAAATTCTGGTATAAAAACTATAATGATTACAGGGGATCATAAAGTAACTGCTTTTGCTATTGCCAAAGAATTGGGTATAGCAGAAGATGAGTCGCAAGCTATATTTGGATATGAACTAGATGATATGTCAGATTCAGAGTTAAGCTCTAAAATTGAAGATTTAAGAGTTTTTGCTAGAGTATCTCCAGAGCATAAAGTTAAAATAGTAAAAGCTTTAAAATCTAAAGGCAATATAGTTTCCATGACTGGTGATGGTGTCAATGATGCTCCTTCATTAAAAGCTGCAGATATAGGTGTAGCTATGGGTATAACAGGTACAGATGTAGCTAAGGGCGCTTCTGATATGGTATTGACAGATGATAACTTCTCCACTATAGTATCTGCTATAAAAGAAGGAAGAAATATATTTAATAACATAAAGAAATCTATTATATTCCTTTTATCTTGCAATCTAGGCGAAATTTTAGCTTTATTTATAGGTATACTTCTTGGTTGGCCAGCTCCATTAAGACCTATACATCTTTTATGGGTTAACTTAATCACAGATAGTCTACCAGCTTTATCTTTAGGTATAGATCCTGGTGATCCCGATATAATGGATGAAAAGCCAAGAAATCCTAAAGAAAGTTTATTTGCAGGCGGTGCAGGTGTTTCTCTTATATTAAATGGTTTATTAATAGGTGTCCTTACACTAATAGCCTTTGAAGTTGGAAGAATAAGATACTCTGATTCATTAATGCATGCTCAAACTATGGCCTTTGTTGTATTAAGTGTATCTCAACTATTCCATTCCTTTAATATGAGGCATCCTAAAAAATCCATATTTCAATTAGGATTGTTTACAAATAAATATTTATTTGCTTCTGTTTTATTTGGAATATTCCTTCAGAATATGGTTATAACTATTCCATTTTTAGCATCTACTTTTAAAGTTTTTAAATTAACAATGCAAGATTGGGTATTTGTATGCATCTTATCAATAATACCTTTAGTATTAAATGAATTAGTTAAACTTTTCAAAAGATTAAAAGATAAATAA